Part of the Terriglobia bacterium genome, GTACCCGCTGACGAACTCGCTCTCGATAAGCCGCTGGACATCCGACTCTTCGGACTTGGATGTGCCCTGCGCCACAAAGAAAATCTCCGAGACTTGTCTCTCGCGTATCGTAGTCATCTTCGCCCGCATCTGGCTGACCGTGATCTGCCGGTCCTTCACCTCAGCGGCCATGACCACTTCGCCGCCTTTCGAAACGCACTCGAGGTCGGCAAGCATGCCGCTCGCCTGGTCTGCGGCGGTAATCTTAGCCCGCCGGACTGTCGCGTAGAGTCGAAATCGGCGGCCGATAATCACGAACAGGGAGCAGGTAAGCGCCAGCAAACGATCTCCTCCCGAATGGTCAGCAAGGAACGCATCAATGAGCTTCATCGTCCGATCCAGGCTGACCCTGCGCGGAGTGGGGTAAACCACGTGAACCAGCGCCAACCGCCTGTAAACCTCCGTAAGGACTTGATTGAAAACCGATGCCGTGAATTCCGGGCGTTGTTCCCTCTCGATAGAATCAAGTACTCTGCAGAGGCAATCCCATCCCTCACGATTCTTCTGAGGACCTCTATATTTTCGGGTTATTTCGGGAAACCGGAGAGGCTTACTCACATACGGCTCCTGTGAACCGCCCAGGACGTTGTCGTTTGCCTGGTCGAAAGGGACAATGACCCGATGTGCGACGCTGCGCGCATCGAAAGCACCCTTCCCGCCGCGTGCTACTTGAACTGACCGGCAGTCGATAGACGAGTCCGCTAGTTTGGCTGAAAGCTGCGTTGGCAGGACGTAGCGGTACGTTTTCGTCTTTGAGTTGATGGAGGAATGGATGTCCCGCACGAGCGATAATTGCGAGAGCCAGTCGCGGAGCTCGCCTTCCCTGGCTCGCTTCATAATCTCGGCCCAAGCAAACTTGATCGCTTGGTCAGCCTTCTCAATCAGCATGTTCCCAGGCCGCACCACTCTGGGAAAGTTAATAGTTCATCCAGAGGGCCTCGCGTCGCGTTTTCTTCACGGAATGGCAGCGCTTGGGTGGGGCGTCCAAGCGGCGCCAGTCACCGAAGATCTCGTCCATCAGGCCACAACGATAACCCGAAATGGCAACCTTTCCCTTGCACTGTTTGAGAGCGCGGGCGAGAGTATGGTGTTCGGCGTCCCCCATTTCGAATCCGTAAGCCTTCGAGTCCCCCCGTGTCGAGTGTACGTACGGCGGGTCGCAATAGAATAACGTTCCGGGGCTATCGTACAACTTGATAACTTCGAGGGCTGGACGGTTTTCAATCTGCACCCTCAAGAGTCGGAGCGCGATCTCTGGCAGCATTTCAACGCTTCCGAGCCACCGCGAAACGACACCGGACATTCCTGCCCTACTGGTGTTCTTGCAGTTCGCCCAGCGTCCGAGTGACGCTGTCTGTGCAAGGCCGGTCCGGGTTTGCCTGGCGCGAATGAAGAAAAGGCGTGCACGCTCTAAATCTGAGACTGGCTGCCCGTTCTTAGAAACAGCCAGATAGAACTCTTCACGCGAAAACGGCGTCAGCCCGATCGTCCGGACAAGTTCTTCGGGCTGACTTCTCAGGACTTTGAAAAAGTTAACGACCTCTCCGTCTATGTCATTGTAAGTTTCTACAGGACACGGTTCCCGGTTTAAGAGCACAGCAGCCGATCCAGCAAACGGCTCGCAGTAGTGGTGGCACTTTGGCAACAGAGGCAGCAGCCAATCCAGGTGACTGAACTTCCCGCCGTACCACCCGAAGGCGATGAGCTTCCTCTTCCGGCGCGACTTGTGCAGCCCGCCATAATCGCTTTCCCACGCTGGGAAGATCGGGGATAATGACCTCCCCATAAATTCACCTCCGCCGTCAATTCACAAACCGCGCTGGAATGGTATCGGCTTGGATCGTACCAAAGATTAAAAGAATTCGTTGGCAGAGTCAAGATTTATAACACAATTAGCTGTAGTCACTGGTTAAAGTAATACAACATGCGGCGCCACCCGGCAGCCCTCAGCGCAGCCGGAGGTACTTGTCAACAGTGAAACCCGCGTCTTTGAGAATGCGAACCGTCAGGCCTCGACCTATGTCACAGCCGGTGTGAACAGGAATGGTCACTGTTACGCATCGATCGGGCTGCCATAAGGTGGGATGGCTTCCTGACTGGCGGTCCTCGATGAATCCCTGAGATTTTGGGAAGCGGATAAGCTCCCGGGCCGTGAGTTGGGGAAGGCGGGTCATTCGGGGACGCCAACGGTGAGTTCTTCGACGTGCACAAGCCGGTCCTGCTGCGGGACTGCCTGGCCGTGGGCCAGCATGGAGGCAAGGTGCTGTTCGACCGCCTCCCGGATATTGCGTTTGGCTTCTTCGATAGTTTTCCCGTTGCTGAAGCAGCCGGGAACGTTCGGGGTATATGCAAAATATCCCTCGTCCTCTGGTCCTTTTTCAATAACGATCCGGAAAGAGTAAAATTTCATCGCTCTCCGCTCTGCCCGCTCCCGTTCATTCGATCCAGTTCTTACCAGGCATTCGGATCGATTCTTTCGCAGCCTTCCTGGATCGCCTTTGCCATGGCATCGAGGTCCGCGGGGTCAATAGAGCCGATGAAACCTGCGAGGTTTCGACCCGGGGTCCCGAAAGGCGCAGCCAGTCGCCTCGTGAAATCCAGCACCTGCTTGCGGCGCTTTTCGTCCAGGCGGTCAACCTGCTCGATGATCTGCTCCTTAATTGTTTGGCTCATGCTGAACTTAAATTTAGTGAAGACCCGTCCCCATGTCAAGACCGCGGCCTGATGGCAGCGTTACCTGAGGGTTGCGGGATATAATAGATGTTTCGGCCCTAACAGCTCCGCCGTCCAGAGCATTGATAAGGACCGGAAGAGCCGCGGACCTCAAGAGCAGAGGACCGCGCTACCTGCCATGGACTTCAAGCTCGTTTCCGACTACAAGCCGCGCGGCGATCAGGTGACCGCCATCGAGCAACTGGTGCGCGGGATTGAAGACGGAGAGCAGCACCAGGTGTTGCTGGGAGTTACGGGTTCCGGCAAAACCTACACCGTTGCCAAGGTGGTCGAGGCGATCAACCGGCCGACGCTGATGCTGGCGCACAACAAGACGCTGGCGGCGCAGCTCTACCATGAGTTCAAGGGATTTTTCCCGCGCAATGCCATCGAATATTTTGTGAGCTACTACGACTACTACCAGCCCGAAGCCTACATCCCTTCCGGCGACGTTTATATCGAGAAAGAAGCCACCATCAACGATGAACTCGACAAGCTGCGCATGAGCGCCACGCGCTCGCTTTTCGAGCGTCGCGACTGCCTGATTGTGGCCAGCGTGAGCTGCATCTATGGCATCGGCTCGCCGGAAGCCTATTACGGCATGCTGCTGCTTCTTGAAAAGGGCCAGAAGATTGCGCGCCAGGACATCCTGAAGAAGCTGGTTGAAATTCAGTATGAGCGAAACGAAATCGACTTCCGCCGCGGTACTTTTCGGGTTCGCGGCGATGTGATTGAGGTCTACCCGACCTATGAGGACAACGCCTATCGCATCGAGCTTTGGGGAGATGAGGTTGATTCTCTCGCGCAGATCGATCCGCTGCTGGGGCAGGTGAAAGAGAATCTGGTGCGCCTGCCGATTTATCCCCGCACGCATTACGTGATGCCGCGCGACCAGCGCGAACGGGCCATTGACGGCATCCTGAGCGAGCTCGAGTGGTGGCGCGGCGAGCTGGAAAAGCAGGTGAAGATGGTGGAGGCGCAGCGCGTACACCAGCGGACCATGTTTGACGTGGAAATGATGAAGGAGATGGGCTACTGCCACGGCATTGAAAATTACTCCCGGCACCTTTCCGGCCGCCTGCCCGGCGAGCCTCCACCCACGCTGCTCGATTACCTGCCGCACGATGCGCTGATGTTCATCGATGAGAGCCACCAGACCATCCCTCAGCTTCACGGCATGTTTCGCGGCGACCGCTCGCGCAAACAGACCCTGGTGGAATACGGTTTCCGGCTGCCGTCGGCGCTCGACAACCGGCCGCTGACGTTTGAAGAATTCGAACACCGGGCCCGGCAGACCGTCTACGTTTCCGCGACGCCGGGTCCCTATGAGCTGACAAAAACGTCAGGGGAAGTGGTGGAGCAGATCATCAGGCCCACGGGGCTGGTGGACCCGGAAGTCGAAGTGCGGCCCACGCGCAACCAGGTGGACGATCTTCTGGACGAAATCAGGAAGCGCGCCGAGGCGAATGAGCGCGTGCTGGTAACGACTCTTACCAAACGCATGTCGGAAGACCTGGCGGAATATTACGCCGAGGTCGGCGTCAAGTGCCGCTACCTGCATTCCGAAATTGAAACGCTGGAGCGCGTGAAGATCCTTCGCGACTTGCGGCGAGGCGAGTTTGATGTGCTGATCGGCATCAACCTGCTGCGCGAGGGTCTGGACCTGCCGGAAGTTTCACTGGTGGCCATTCTGGACGCCGACAAGGAGGGCTATCTGCGCTCGGCTGGCGCGCTGATCCAAACCATGGGCCGCGCGGCGCGGCACCTGCACGGCCGGGCCATCCTTTACGCCGACCGCATGACGGATTCCATGCGGCAGGCCATTGCTGAAACCGACCGCCGCCGCGCCCGGCAGATGGAGTATAACGCGGAGAACGGCATTACTCCGGAAAGCATCATCAAACCTGTCGATATGGCCCTGGTTAAAATTGTCGAGGCGGATTACGTGACGGTGCCAACTGAGGCCGAGGCTGAAGAGATTACTTCGCACGTCCAGCTTGAGGAAATGATCCGAAGCCTGGAAAACCAGATGCGCGAGGCCGCAAAGGAATTCGAGTTTGAGAAGGCCGCAAAACTGCGTGACCGGGTGAAGGCGCTGCGCGAAAAGGAAGCGGGATTCGTTACAGGCCTGGGAGAAGAAGGCGCCGGGCAGGCCCGGGAAACGGAACAGCGCCGGCCCTCGGAATGAGGCGCATGGTAAAAACTTTATGAGGGCCGAAACACCGCGGGCGCGGCGAGAATCAACAGTTGCAATTGTGGGGCCGGGAAGGCTGGGGCAGGCGATGGGCAGGCTGCTTCTTGGCGCCGGCGTGCCGATCGAGTTTGTTGCCGCACGACAACTTTCGCGGGCGAAGAAAGCTGTCCGGTTCATCGGCGGCGGCAAGGCGCTCACGTCTAATGACCGCCGGCTGGCCGAGGCCAAGGTCATTCTGATGTCGACTTCGGATGCCGCAGTCGGTCCCGTGGCGCGAGCGCTTGCCGGCTTTCGCAAAGACTGGTCAGGACGGGTTGTTCTTCACACCTGCGGCTCGCTCGCGGCGTCCGTCCTCGACCCTTTCAAGAAGCGCGGAGCGGCTGTCGGATCGCTGCATCCTTATCAGACAATCCCAAGTCCGTCAGCGGGTGTGCAAAATCTTCGGGGTTGTTACTGGGCAGTGGAGGGTGACAGGCGGGCCGTGGCTGTGGCGCGGCGGTGGGTGAAGGTGCTGGGCGGGAAATCGTTCACTATCGTGCCTGAAGCCAAGGCGCTCTACCACCTGAGCGCCTTTCTCGTGTGCCCAACGGTGGTGACGCTGATGGATTGCTCTGAGAGAATCCTGCGCGAAGCTGGCGTGCCAAAGAACATCATTCGCCCCATGCTTGGAATTTTTGTCTCAGAAACGGTACGCAACTTTGTTGAGTTTGGCGGCCGCAAATCCTTGACGGGTCCTGCCGTGCGCGGGGACTGGGCAACGCTTCAACGCCACATCGTTGAACTGCAGCGCTTCGCGCCGGAGGTGATTCCAGCATACGTTGAGATGGTTGATTTAATGCTTGATGTTGCGGGCAGGTCTCGCAGCCGTGGCCGGAAGGCGGGGGAAATCAAATCGAGTGGGACTCAAAGCCGCTCAACGCGGCGCCGCGAAAAATAAAAAGGGCGGGGAATCGGTCCCCGCCCTTGTGTTTGCCTGGTTGCTGACCACTAACCACTAGTCACTGACCACTGCTTTTAGTACATTCCGCCCATGCCGCCGCCTCCCGGAGGTCCGGCAGGAGCTTTGTCGTCCTTCTCCGGAATTTCGCTGACCAGCGCCTCGGTTGTGAGCAGCAGTGAGGCGATGGAAGCAGCATTCTGGAGAGCGGTGCGCGTGACCTTGGTGGGGTCGATGACGCCGGCTTCCACCAGGTCGCCGAAGGTTTCGGTTTGAGCGTTGAAGCCGAAGTTGGCGCTGGAGTTGGCCCTTACCTTTTCCACCACCACGGCGCCTTCCCAGCCGGCGTTGGAAGCGATCATCCGCAGCGGCTCTTCGAGCGCCCGCTTCACGATGTTGATGCCGATCTGCTCGTCTTCATCGGCCTTGAGCTTTTCAAGCGCATGGATGCTGCGAGCCAGCGCAACACCGCCGCCAGGAACAATGCCTTCCTCGACGGCGGCCTTGGTGGCGTGCATGGCGTCCTCAACGCGAGCTTTCTTTTCTTTCATCTCGGTTTCGGTCGCCGCGCCCACCTTGATCTGGGCAACTCCGCCCACCAGTTTGGCCAGGCGTTCCTGGAGCTTTTCACGGTCGTAGTCGGAGGTGGTCTCTTCAACCTGCGCCCGGATTTGCTTCACACGCCCTTCGATGGCCTCGCTCCTGCCGCCGCCCTCGACGATGGTGGTGTTGTCCTTGTCGATGGTGACCTTGCGGGCCTTGCCGAGATCTTCCATTTTCACGTTCTCGAGCTTGATGCCCAGGTCTTCCGTGATGGCCTTGCCGCCGGTCAGGGTGGCGATGTCCTCCAGCATGGCCTTGCGGCGGTCGCCAAAGCCCGGGGCCTTCACCGCGCAGCACTGCAGGGTCCCGCGCAGCTTGTTGACCACCAGGGTGGCCAGCGCCTCGCCTTCGACTTCCTCGGCCACGATCAACAGCGGCTTGCCCGACTTGGCAATCTGTTCCAGCAAGGGAAGCAGGTCTTTCATTGAGCTGATTTTCTTTTCGTGGATCAGGATCACCGGATTCTCGAGCGTGCATTCCATCCGCTCGGGGTCGGTGACGAAGTAGGGTGAAAGATAGCCGCGGTCAAACTGCATGCCCTCGACGACTTCCAGTTCCGTCTCCATCGTCCGTGACTCTTCCACGGTGATGACGCCGTCCTTGCCGACTTTCTTCATGGCCTCGGCAATGATGCTGCCAATCGTGAAATCGTTGTTGGCTGAGACCGAGCCGACCTGGGCGATCATGCCGCCTTCGACCGGCTTCGACAGCTTTTCGAGTTCACCCTGAATGTGCTTCTTGGAGCCATCCTTCTTCGTTTCATCGTAGCCGCAAATCGCGCGGACGGCGGTTTCGATGCCTCGCTTGATGGCCATCGGGTTCGCTCCCGCGGCGACGTTCTTCACGCCCTCGCGGAAGATCGCCTGGGCCAGAACGGTGGCTGTGGTGGTGCCGTCGCCGGCCACGTCAGACGTCTTGGATGCGACTTCGCGCACCATCTGGGCTCCCATGTTTTCCATTGAATCCGGCAGTTCAATCTCTTTCGCCACGGTCACGCCGTCTTTGGTGATCGTGGGGGAGCCAAATTTCTTGTCAAGGACCACGTTGCGCCCCTTGGGGCCCAGCGTGACCTTTACTGCGTCCGCCAGTTTATTGACGCCGCGGAGAATTGCCTGGCGGCTCTCCGCTCCATGTACTATCTGCTTTGCATTTGCCATCTTTTAAATTCCTCCAAAATTTTGCGTCCGCCCGGCGATTCAAGCCTGTCGGCGGGGTCTTCATATTCCTTTCTGCAAGTTCATCTACAGGGGGATTTCTTACTTCTTGCCTGCCGCAGCCTTCGCAGCCTCAAGCACACCCAGTATCTCGTCTTCGCGCAGGATCAGGTATTCCTGCTCGTC contains:
- a CDS encoding restriction endonuclease, SacI family; the protein is MKRAREGELRDWLSQLSLVRDIHSSINSKTKTYRYVLPTQLSAKLADSSIDCRSVQVARGGKGAFDARSVAHRVIVPFDQANDNVLGGSQEPYVSKPLRFPEITRKYRGPQKNREGWDCLCRVLDSIEREQRPEFTASVFNQVLTEVYRRLALVHVVYPTPRRVSLDRTMKLIDAFLADHSGGDRLLALTCSLFVIIGRRFRLYATVRRAKITAADQASGMLADLECVSKGGEVVMAAEVKDRQITVSQMRAKMTTIRERQVSEIFFVAQGTSKSEESDVQRLIESEFVSGYSLYVTDLPSLARVALSLVGESGRREFLKETASQMEEYRSDVVHRRAWASLLGSA
- a CDS encoding DNA adenine methylase, with the protein product MGRSLSPIFPAWESDYGGLHKSRRKRKLIAFGWYGGKFSHLDWLLPLLPKCHHYCEPFAGSAAVLLNREPCPVETYNDIDGEVVNFFKVLRSQPEELVRTIGLTPFSREEFYLAVSKNGQPVSDLERARLFFIRARQTRTGLAQTASLGRWANCKNTSRAGMSGVVSRWLGSVEMLPEIALRLLRVQIENRPALEVIKLYDSPGTLFYCDPPYVHSTRGDSKAYGFEMGDAEHHTLARALKQCKGKVAISGYRCGLMDEIFGDWRRLDAPPKRCHSVKKTRREALWMNY
- a CDS encoding type II toxin-antitoxin system HicA family toxin, producing MTRLPQLTARELIRFPKSQGFIEDRQSGSHPTLWQPDRCVTVTIPVHTGCDIGRGLTVRILKDAGFTVDKYLRLR
- a CDS encoding type II toxin-antitoxin system HicB family antitoxin; protein product: MKFYSFRIVIEKGPEDEGYFAYTPNVPGCFSNGKTIEEAKRNIREAVEQHLASMLAHGQAVPQQDRLVHVEELTVGVPE
- the uvrB gene encoding excinuclease ABC subunit UvrB, whose protein sequence is MDFKLVSDYKPRGDQVTAIEQLVRGIEDGEQHQVLLGVTGSGKTYTVAKVVEAINRPTLMLAHNKTLAAQLYHEFKGFFPRNAIEYFVSYYDYYQPEAYIPSGDVYIEKEATINDELDKLRMSATRSLFERRDCLIVASVSCIYGIGSPEAYYGMLLLLEKGQKIARQDILKKLVEIQYERNEIDFRRGTFRVRGDVIEVYPTYEDNAYRIELWGDEVDSLAQIDPLLGQVKENLVRLPIYPRTHYVMPRDQRERAIDGILSELEWWRGELEKQVKMVEAQRVHQRTMFDVEMMKEMGYCHGIENYSRHLSGRLPGEPPPTLLDYLPHDALMFIDESHQTIPQLHGMFRGDRSRKQTLVEYGFRLPSALDNRPLTFEEFEHRARQTVYVSATPGPYELTKTSGEVVEQIIRPTGLVDPEVEVRPTRNQVDDLLDEIRKRAEANERVLVTTLTKRMSEDLAEYYAEVGVKCRYLHSEIETLERVKILRDLRRGEFDVLIGINLLREGLDLPEVSLVAILDADKEGYLRSAGALIQTMGRAARHLHGRAILYADRMTDSMRQAIAETDRRRARQMEYNAENGITPESIIKPVDMALVKIVEADYVTVPTEAEAEEITSHVQLEEMIRSLENQMREAAKEFEFEKAAKLRDRVKALREKEAGFVTGLGEEGAGQARETEQRRPSE
- a CDS encoding Rossmann-like and DUF2520 domain-containing protein; translation: MRAETPRARRESTVAIVGPGRLGQAMGRLLLGAGVPIEFVAARQLSRAKKAVRFIGGGKALTSNDRRLAEAKVILMSTSDAAVGPVARALAGFRKDWSGRVVLHTCGSLAASVLDPFKKRGAAVGSLHPYQTIPSPSAGVQNLRGCYWAVEGDRRAVAVARRWVKVLGGKSFTIVPEAKALYHLSAFLVCPTVVTLMDCSERILREAGVPKNIIRPMLGIFVSETVRNFVEFGGRKSLTGPAVRGDWATLQRHIVELQRFAPEVIPAYVEMVDLMLDVAGRSRSRGRKAGEIKSSGTQSRSTRRREK
- the groL gene encoding chaperonin GroEL (60 kDa chaperone family; promotes refolding of misfolded polypeptides especially under stressful conditions; forms two stacked rings of heptamers to form a barrel-shaped 14mer; ends can be capped by GroES; misfolded proteins enter the barrel where they are refolded when GroES binds), whose translation is MANAKQIVHGAESRQAILRGVNKLADAVKVTLGPKGRNVVLDKKFGSPTITKDGVTVAKEIELPDSMENMGAQMVREVASKTSDVAGDGTTTATVLAQAIFREGVKNVAAGANPMAIKRGIETAVRAICGYDETKKDGSKKHIQGELEKLSKPVEGGMIAQVGSVSANNDFTIGSIIAEAMKKVGKDGVITVEESRTMETELEVVEGMQFDRGYLSPYFVTDPERMECTLENPVILIHEKKISSMKDLLPLLEQIAKSGKPLLIVAEEVEGEALATLVVNKLRGTLQCCAVKAPGFGDRRKAMLEDIATLTGGKAITEDLGIKLENVKMEDLGKARKVTIDKDNTTIVEGGGRSEAIEGRVKQIRAQVEETTSDYDREKLQERLAKLVGGVAQIKVGAATETEMKEKKARVEDAMHATKAAVEEGIVPGGGVALARSIHALEKLKADEDEQIGINIVKRALEEPLRMIASNAGWEGAVVVEKVRANSSANFGFNAQTETFGDLVEAGVIDPTKVTRTALQNAASIASLLLTTEALVSEIPEKDDKAPAGPPGGGGMGGMY